Genomic DNA from uncultured Desulfuromusa sp.:
GATACTGCGGATAGCTCTGTTGCAACTCCTTTGTGCAGGCGGACAAACTCTCCGCATGGTATTGCACGCCGGGCAATGCTGCGGAAAAATGCTCCAGCGGTAGCGGATCAAGCATATCTGTGTACACACCGGCCTGCTGAATCGTTCCGTTTTTGACGTCCAGGAGAAATTCAACGCCGCCCCAGTCAAAACGTTCATCCAGAGAGTGAGTAAAGGGAGGGGTTTTGCCGAAGTTCCAATCCCAGCTGCTTTGCATGGCGAACTTTTCTTTGAAATCAGGCAAATCCGCAAAGTGTTCCGGTGAAATGAATTCCGGTTCAACGTCAACCTGATAATAATCCCGGTAAGCCTGGCTGAGAGCATCGCCAACGGTCTGGTGGCTGATTGCGCTCACCAGCGTGGACAGATTCACAACCCGCGATTTCACCGAAGTCACGCCCTTGGCCTGCAATTTTTTGGGATCGGGATTGAGGTAATCGGCCAGACGATTCAAATCTGCGTTCAGCAGCAGGGTGCCGTGGTGGAAGCCCCGGTCGATGTTCTCTTTATAGGCCGAGCCTGAGAACTTGCGCTGACCGGTTTCATCCTCGATCACCAGATCGTTGCGACCGTTTGCTTTGCCATGGATTCCCAGGGTCTTTAAAGCATTGAGGACGATTGAGGTGGATACACTTTTGTCGTACTCGGATTTTCCGGCCATAAAGGTAAAACAGCTGTTTCCCAGGTCGTGGAAGACCGCTCCGCCACCGGTCTGGCGCCGGGACAGTTTGACCCCGTCCCGCTCCATGCGTTCAGTATTGCATTCGCGCCACGGGTTTTGCGCTCGACCGATGACAACCGTGTCCATATTCTGCCATAAAAACAAAACACGTTGATCGGCAGGCATGGAACGGAAAATGATATCTTCAACAGTGAGGTTGAACCAGGGATCGTTTGATTCGGAGATAAGGATTCGGGTTTTGGTCATTTTAAACTCGCAGTAAAGAGTAGGGATCAAGTTGCTCACCGCATTATATCCATATTTGATTGTACTGGTAACCGGGGGTGGAAATTTTTAATCGGATGCTGGGTTTGAACTGCAAAGAGGGGTTTATTTGTTGTCCCGGTTCAGCTCCTGAATCCTTTTTTCCAAATCATGCCTGTTTTGTTTGAGCAGGGGCAGTTCGGCCCGGATTGCCTTGATCTTCTTTCTGGCTATTAAATTATGACTGCGAAGCTCCATTTGTAGAGATTCAATTTCCTCCAAAATCTTTTGTTCCTTGTATTTTCCATAATATCTGCTTCTGTCGTACCTTTTTAATTCCCTGTTCAGCCGGCCAACTTTTTGATTATAAGTCTGTTCCATGGCTGTTATGGATTCAACCATGTTAGCGATTTCTTTTTCTTTTATGGAAATTTGACTGTCAAGGACTTCATAATTGAATTTGAGCGTTATGAAGTCACGTTTTTCCTGAACAACATCCGGGGTTTCATCCGCTCTGGTTTGAGAGATCGGCTTGTCTGCAAATTCAAAAACCGACATTTCTTCGCTGCTTGTACTGCAAGGGCTGTCGGAATAGATGGTTTTTCCGTCGACGGTACAGGAATAGATCGCAGGTTCGGACGTGCCTGCCAGGAATACGAGGAGAGA
This window encodes:
- a CDS encoding lipoate--protein ligase encodes the protein MTKTRILISESNDPWFNLTVEDIIFRSMPADQRVLFLWQNMDTVVIGRAQNPWRECNTERMERDGVKLSRRQTGGGAVFHDLGNSCFTFMAGKSEYDKSVSTSIVLNALKTLGIHGKANGRNDLVIEDETGQRKFSGSAYKENIDRGFHHGTLLLNADLNRLADYLNPDPKKLQAKGVTSVKSRVVNLSTLVSAISHQTVGDALSQAYRDYYQVDVEPEFISPEHFADLPDFKEKFAMQSSWDWNFGKTPPFTHSLDERFDWGGVEFLLDVKNGTIQQAGVYTDMLDPLPLEHFSAALPGVQYHAESLSACTKELQQSYPQYQAQLEDIRQWFHKAV